The genomic segment cacCGGCGCTTACTGTGGGACGAGGTCGATGGTCATGCGATGCGGCACGAACCGCTGCAGCTGGGTTGGGCGGATCATGGCGGGCATAAGGGCGTAGTTCGTGGCCGTGGGCAGGATGTTCCACTGTTTTGGCccgtcagtcagtcagtcatccatcatcgtcctTACGTTCCTCATGTCTATCCATCAGAAAGAAAcccatccccttccctccccctcccctctctcatctcatcttACCCGCATGTACGTCGTGTAGAGGGCGACGCTCGCCAGCTTCACAAAGATGTCGTAGCCCTCAATGTTCTTCAGCAGCTCGCAGGACCACGAGTGGACGTCGTAGGCATCGTGCGGCTCGCGGTCGCGGAAGAAGAGCTCCAGGTCGATGCGGTCCGAGGGCCCTAGGACCTGGGACGCCGGCACGCCGTTCGAGAGCATCTCCATGGCAGCGTCGCGGTAGCTGTAGAACAGGCCGGACAGCGGGCTCCCGTCCGAGGCGATGAAGGAGGGCAGGCGGTactcctcggcctgcagggcgaggagctgcCGGGCCTGGACCGCCGCGGGATAGTAGTTGGCCCGCACGGCGGAGGAGAGCGGGAGGTTGCCgaaggcctcgacggcgccggggggCAGGGActcggtcgaggaggacTTGGCCCGGCGTTGGGCCTCGCGGTCGGCTGCGAGGATGGCGTGGAGGAGTTGCGGGTtcttctgctcctcgtcTGCTTCTTCCGTTTCCGAGCGTGGCTCTTGTCCGTCCAGGCGATGAGTGTGAGACTTTGCCGGGTCCAGGTCAGTACACACGACATTGGAACCCAAGAGCTTTTCGCTTTGGCGGAGTGGGATACAGACCTGCGAGTCTGTCGAGTTCGCGTTGATGTCGATGCGTTGGACgcggtggaggaggtagTGCATCTTGTCAATATGCCACGGGACGATCCCGGGCGGGAGCGGAGGCTCGTTGTCTTCCTCCAATTTGACAAGGCCATCGATGCTTGTTGCTCTTGTTGGTTTTagtgttgtcgtcgtcgtcgtcgtcgtcgtcgttgtcgttgggCCGCGCCTGGACGGCTCGGTCTCGAAAGTGTCGTGAACGTGAGAGCTGCCTGGCTTCCGCTTCCGTAATactccctcgccgtccttgagGCGTTGGAGAATGACCTCGGGTGgctcgtcttcggcgaggcgggccaTGATGTCCGCCttcgcgtcgtcgtccgccgaCTTGAGCCGCTCCAGCAACGACTTCAGCGCGTTCACCTCTCCTCGGAGCTGGCGGTTGGCCTTGCGGATCCCCTGCATCCGCGTCTCGCCGAGATCTGCCTCGTAGATGCAGTCATGCTTCGTGGACAGACACCGGCCACAGGACGGCCGTTGGGTATCACACTACATGAGGCAACGTTCAGCTTATTTGTTCCATCCACCGATGCATCGTTCGTTGTGTGAAAAGGAGCAAAGAGACGCATGCTAGCTGCGCTGAGTGGTACCTTTTGCCGCAGCTTCCGGCATTGCCCGCATGCCACCCGTCCCTTGGAGCTCTTCAGTGCATTGTCCTCGGACGTCGACTTGTCGTCAGTCGCCGAT from the Colletotrichum destructivum chromosome 10, complete sequence genome contains:
- a CDS encoding Putative zn(2)Cys(6) fungal-type DNA-binding domain-containing protein, with protein sequence MSTSLRNIRPRGSATDDKSTSEDNALKSSKGRVACGQCRKLRQKCDTQRPSCGRCLSTKHDCIYEADLGETRMQGIRKANRQLRGEVNALKSLLERLKSADDDAKADIMARLAEDEPPEVILQRLKDGEGVLRKRKPGSSHVHDTFETEPSRRGPTTTTTTTTTTTTLKPTRATSIDGLVKLEEDNEPPLPPGIVPWHIDKMHYLLHRVQRIDINANSTDSQSHTHRLDGQEPRSETEEADEEQKNPQLLHAILAADREAQRRAKSSSTESLPPGAVEAFGNLPLSSAVRANYYPAAVQARQLLALQAEEYRLPSFIASDGSPLSGLFYSYRDAAMEMLSNGVPASQVLGPSDRIDLELFFRDREPHDAYDVHSWSCELLKNIEGYDIFVKLASVALYTTYMRVR